A single Loxodonta africana isolate mLoxAfr1 chromosome 12, mLoxAfr1.hap2, whole genome shotgun sequence DNA region contains:
- the ROGDI gene encoding protein rogdi homolog isoform X5, whose amino-acid sequence MATAMAATAAERAMLEEEFRWLLHDEVHAVLRQLQDILKDVNLKMPRNNQLLHFAFREDKQWKLQQIQDARNHVTQAIYLLTNRDKSYQFKTGAEVLKLMDAVMLQLTRARNRLTTPATLTLPEIAASGLTRMFAPNLPSDLLVNVYINLNKLCLTMYQLHALQPNSTKNFRPAGGAVLHSPGAMLDPRTPHSEWGSQRLEVSHVHKVECVIPWLNDALVFFTVSLQLCQQLKDKISVFSSYWSYRPF is encoded by the exons ATGGCGACTGCGATGGCTGCTACGGCGGCGGAGCGAGCGATGCTG GAAGAAGAGTTCCGCTGGCTGCTGCATGATGAGGTGCACGCCGTGCTCAGGCAGCTCCAGGACATCCTCAAG GATGTGAATCTGAAGATGCCCCGGAACAACCAGCTGCTACACTTCGCCTTCCGGGAGGACAAACAGTGGAAGCTGCAGCAG ATCCAGGACGCCAGGAACCATGTGACCCAAGCCATTTACCTGCTCACCAACCGGGACAAGAGCTACCAGTTCAAGACAGGAGCTGAAGTTCTCAAG CTGATGGATGCCGTGATGCTGCAGCTGACCAGAGCCCGCAACCGGCTCACCACCCCGGCCACCCTCACCCTGCCCGAGATTGCTGCTAGTGGCCTCACG CGGATGTTCGCCCCCAACCTGCCCTCGGACCTGCTGGTGAATGTCTACATCAACCTCAACAAACTCTGCCTGACCATGTACCAGCTTCATGCCCTGCAGCCCAACTCCACCAAG AACTTCCGCCCGGCAGGAGGTGCTGTGCTCCACAGCCCCGGGGCCATGTT GGACCCTCGTACTCCCCACAGTGAGTGGGGCTCGCAGCGATTGGAGGTGAGCCACGTGCACAAGGTGGAGTGCGTGATCCCCTGGCTCAACGACGCCCTAGTCTTCTTCACCGTCTCTCTGCAGCTCTGCCAGCAGCTCAAGGATAAG ATCTCCGTGTTCTCCAGCTACTGGAGCTATAGACCCTTCTGA
- the ROGDI gene encoding protein rogdi homolog isoform X4, with protein MWTFLLPCSPLTCRRPLSASLCRAQALRGQPSRRTSSWAAVDQVKGVLTLQGDALSQADVNLKMPRNNQLLHFAFREDKQWKLQQIQDARNHVTQAIYLLTNRDKSYQFKTGAEVLKLMDAVMLQLTRARNRLTTPATLTLPEIAASGLTRMFAPNLPSDLLVNVYINLNKLCLTMYQLHALQPNSTKNFRPAGGAVLHSPGAMLDPRTPHSEWGSQRLEVSHVHKVECVIPWLNDALVFFTVSLQLCQQLKDKISVFSSYWSYRPF; from the exons ATGTGGACTTTCCTCCTCCCTTGCTCTCCTCTGACCTGCAGGAGGCCTCTCTCCGCTTCACTCTGTCGGGCACAGGCACTGAGGGGCCAGCCAAGCAGGAGAACTTCATCCTGGGCAGCTGTGG ACCAAGTGAAGGGCGTGCTTACTCTCCAAGGGGATGCGCTGAGCCAGGCG GATGTGAATCTGAAGATGCCCCGGAACAACCAGCTGCTACACTTCGCCTTCCGGGAGGACAAACAGTGGAAGCTGCAGCAG ATCCAGGACGCCAGGAACCATGTGACCCAAGCCATTTACCTGCTCACCAACCGGGACAAGAGCTACCAGTTCAAGACAGGAGCTGAAGTTCTCAAG CTGATGGATGCCGTGATGCTGCAGCTGACCAGAGCCCGCAACCGGCTCACCACCCCGGCCACCCTCACCCTGCCCGAGATTGCTGCTAGTGGCCTCACG CGGATGTTCGCCCCCAACCTGCCCTCGGACCTGCTGGTGAATGTCTACATCAACCTCAACAAACTCTGCCTGACCATGTACCAGCTTCATGCCCTGCAGCCCAACTCCACCAAG AACTTCCGCCCGGCAGGAGGTGCTGTGCTCCACAGCCCCGGGGCCATGTT GGACCCTCGTACTCCCCACAGTGAGTGGGGCTCGCAGCGATTGGAGGTGAGCCACGTGCACAAGGTGGAGTGCGTGATCCCCTGGCTCAACGACGCCCTAGTCTTCTTCACCGTCTCTCTGCAGCTCTGCCAGCAGCTCAAGGATAAG ATCTCCGTGTTCTCCAGCTACTGGAGCTATAGACCCTTCTGA
- the ROGDI gene encoding protein rogdi homolog isoform X3 — protein MMRCTPCSGSSRTSSRRPLSASLCRAQALRGQPSRRTSSWAAVDQVKGVLTLQGDALSQADVNLKMPRNNQLLHFAFREDKQWKLQQIQDARNHVTQAIYLLTNRDKSYQFKTGAEVLKLMDAVMLQLTRARNRLTTPATLTLPEIAASGLTRMFAPNLPSDLLVNVYINLNKLCLTMYQLHALQPNSTKNFRPAGGAVLHSPGAMLDPRTPHSEWGSQRLEVSHVHKVECVIPWLNDALVFFTVSLQLCQQLKDKISVFSSYWSYRPF, from the exons ATGATGAGGTGCACGCCGTGCTCAGGCAGCTCCAGGACATCCTCAAG GAGGCCTCTCTCCGCTTCACTCTGTCGGGCACAGGCACTGAGGGGCCAGCCAAGCAGGAGAACTTCATCCTGGGCAGCTGTGG ACCAAGTGAAGGGCGTGCTTACTCTCCAAGGGGATGCGCTGAGCCAGGCG GATGTGAATCTGAAGATGCCCCGGAACAACCAGCTGCTACACTTCGCCTTCCGGGAGGACAAACAGTGGAAGCTGCAGCAG ATCCAGGACGCCAGGAACCATGTGACCCAAGCCATTTACCTGCTCACCAACCGGGACAAGAGCTACCAGTTCAAGACAGGAGCTGAAGTTCTCAAG CTGATGGATGCCGTGATGCTGCAGCTGACCAGAGCCCGCAACCGGCTCACCACCCCGGCCACCCTCACCCTGCCCGAGATTGCTGCTAGTGGCCTCACG CGGATGTTCGCCCCCAACCTGCCCTCGGACCTGCTGGTGAATGTCTACATCAACCTCAACAAACTCTGCCTGACCATGTACCAGCTTCATGCCCTGCAGCCCAACTCCACCAAG AACTTCCGCCCGGCAGGAGGTGCTGTGCTCCACAGCCCCGGGGCCATGTT GGACCCTCGTACTCCCCACAGTGAGTGGGGCTCGCAGCGATTGGAGGTGAGCCACGTGCACAAGGTGGAGTGCGTGATCCCCTGGCTCAACGACGCCCTAGTCTTCTTCACCGTCTCTCTGCAGCTCTGCCAGCAGCTCAAGGATAAG ATCTCCGTGTTCTCCAGCTACTGGAGCTATAGACCCTTCTGA
- the ROGDI gene encoding protein rogdi homolog isoform X1 — translation MATAMAATAAERAMLEEEFRWLLHDEVHAVLRQLQDILKEASLRFTLSGTGTEGPAKQENFILGSCGTDQVKGVLTLQGDALSQADVNLKMPRNNQLLHFAFREDKQWKLQQIQDARNHVTQAIYLLTNRDKSYQFKTGAEVLKLMDAVMLQLTRARNRLTTPATLTLPEIAASGLTRMFAPNLPSDLLVNVYINLNKLCLTMYQLHALQPNSTKNFRPAGGAVLHSPGAMLDPRTPHSEWGSQRLEVSHVHKVECVIPWLNDALVFFTVSLQLCQQLKDKISVFSSYWSYRPF, via the exons ATGGCGACTGCGATGGCTGCTACGGCGGCGGAGCGAGCGATGCTG GAAGAAGAGTTCCGCTGGCTGCTGCATGATGAGGTGCACGCCGTGCTCAGGCAGCTCCAGGACATCCTCAAG GAGGCCTCTCTCCGCTTCACTCTGTCGGGCACAGGCACTGAGGGGCCAGCCAAGCAGGAGAACTTCATCCTGGGCAGCTGTGG CACAGACCAAGTGAAGGGCGTGCTTACTCTCCAAGGGGATGCGCTGAGCCAGGCG GATGTGAATCTGAAGATGCCCCGGAACAACCAGCTGCTACACTTCGCCTTCCGGGAGGACAAACAGTGGAAGCTGCAGCAG ATCCAGGACGCCAGGAACCATGTGACCCAAGCCATTTACCTGCTCACCAACCGGGACAAGAGCTACCAGTTCAAGACAGGAGCTGAAGTTCTCAAG CTGATGGATGCCGTGATGCTGCAGCTGACCAGAGCCCGCAACCGGCTCACCACCCCGGCCACCCTCACCCTGCCCGAGATTGCTGCTAGTGGCCTCACG CGGATGTTCGCCCCCAACCTGCCCTCGGACCTGCTGGTGAATGTCTACATCAACCTCAACAAACTCTGCCTGACCATGTACCAGCTTCATGCCCTGCAGCCCAACTCCACCAAG AACTTCCGCCCGGCAGGAGGTGCTGTGCTCCACAGCCCCGGGGCCATGTT GGACCCTCGTACTCCCCACAGTGAGTGGGGCTCGCAGCGATTGGAGGTGAGCCACGTGCACAAGGTGGAGTGCGTGATCCCCTGGCTCAACGACGCCCTAGTCTTCTTCACCGTCTCTCTGCAGCTCTGCCAGCAGCTCAAGGATAAG ATCTCCGTGTTCTCCAGCTACTGGAGCTATAGACCCTTCTGA
- the SMIM22 gene encoding small integral membrane protein 22, which translates to MAPSVEDLGQELEATAQDVLGKLKSRQLFQSDWDTAAFVVFLIFVGTVLFLLLLVIIHCCCCCCCNSPRSLKRSPKGVDNLALEP; encoded by the exons ATGGCTCCGTCGGTTGAGGACCTGGGACAGGAGTTGGAGGCCACAGCCCAGGATGTGTTGGGGAAACTGAAGAGCCGCCAGCTGTTCCAGTCTGATTGGGACACGGCCGCCTTTGTCGTCTTCCTCATCTTTGTGG GCACGGTGCTGTTTCTGCTACTGCTTGTCATCATtcattgctgctgctgttgctgctgcaaCTCCCCCAGGTCCCTGAAG CGGAGCCCCAAGGGGGTAGATAACCTCGCCCTGGAGCCTTAA
- the ROGDI gene encoding protein rogdi homolog isoform X2 yields MATAMAATAAERAMLEEEFRWLLHDEVHAVLRQLQDILKEASLRFTLSGTGTEGPAKQENFILGSCGTDQVKGVLTLQGDALSQADVNLKMPRNNQLLHFAFREDKQWKLQQIQDARNHVTQAIYLLTNRDKSYQFKTGAEVLKLMDAVMLQLTRARNRLTTPATLTLPEIAASGLTRMFAPNLPSDLLVNVYINLNKLCLTMYQLHALQPNSTKNFRPAGGAVLHSPGAMFEWGSQRLEVSHVHKVECVIPWLNDALVFFTVSLQLCQQLKDKISVFSSYWSYRPF; encoded by the exons ATGGCGACTGCGATGGCTGCTACGGCGGCGGAGCGAGCGATGCTG GAAGAAGAGTTCCGCTGGCTGCTGCATGATGAGGTGCACGCCGTGCTCAGGCAGCTCCAGGACATCCTCAAG GAGGCCTCTCTCCGCTTCACTCTGTCGGGCACAGGCACTGAGGGGCCAGCCAAGCAGGAGAACTTCATCCTGGGCAGCTGTGG CACAGACCAAGTGAAGGGCGTGCTTACTCTCCAAGGGGATGCGCTGAGCCAGGCG GATGTGAATCTGAAGATGCCCCGGAACAACCAGCTGCTACACTTCGCCTTCCGGGAGGACAAACAGTGGAAGCTGCAGCAG ATCCAGGACGCCAGGAACCATGTGACCCAAGCCATTTACCTGCTCACCAACCGGGACAAGAGCTACCAGTTCAAGACAGGAGCTGAAGTTCTCAAG CTGATGGATGCCGTGATGCTGCAGCTGACCAGAGCCCGCAACCGGCTCACCACCCCGGCCACCCTCACCCTGCCCGAGATTGCTGCTAGTGGCCTCACG CGGATGTTCGCCCCCAACCTGCCCTCGGACCTGCTGGTGAATGTCTACATCAACCTCAACAAACTCTGCCTGACCATGTACCAGCTTCATGCCCTGCAGCCCAACTCCACCAAG AACTTCCGCCCGGCAGGAGGTGCTGTGCTCCACAGCCCCGGGGCCATGTT TGAGTGGGGCTCGCAGCGATTGGAGGTGAGCCACGTGCACAAGGTGGAGTGCGTGATCCCCTGGCTCAACGACGCCCTAGTCTTCTTCACCGTCTCTCTGCAGCTCTGCCAGCAGCTCAAGGATAAG ATCTCCGTGTTCTCCAGCTACTGGAGCTATAGACCCTTCTGA